In the genome of Candidatus Cloacimonadota bacterium, the window TTGCCGTTTTCTTATATTATCAAATATCTTTGCTCCCACAAAGTAAAAACCGACTCCATAAAAAAGTCCAAAGATGGTATCGATAAAGTAATGATAGTGACAATAGATCGTCGAGATACTGAGTAGCAACGACAAGGGTAGCAACCAGTAACCGATCTTGCGGAAATACTGTAAGGCAGCAATATTGACTACAATGGTAATTGCTACGTGTGAGCTCGGAAAGGCAGAACCGGTATGATCGGACATCCTGTAGATAAATGCCATTATGTGCTGAAAAGGTCCACCCTCATAAGTTGTTATCAATTCCTGTATTCCGTTTATATATTTGCCTCCGGCAACAGGTAAAAACGAATAAGTTAAGTAACATAAATAGAACACAAAAGATAAAGTAAAGACATACCTCTCGAAAAATTCCCGTTTCGTGAAATAGAGCAGAAAAGCGATCCCTGGAACTACCAGATAATAACTGAAATAGGAAAAATAGAGTAGTTCGCTCAGGATGATATTATCATACATCTGTCCCCACATCACAGCAGGTTGATAACCGAATATTAACTCATCTATCCTCATGAAGAAGGGATCTATAAACTCCGGAAAGACCACCAGATTAACGATTGTGGATAGTTCAAAGAAATAGGTAAAGAATATCAGCGGATACCAATGACGAAGAAAAGAGAGCAGCCAGCCGCTTTTTTCATGATGAAGTCTGATCAATACATAGATAAAAAGCGACATTGCCAACAATATCCCCAGATGTTTGCCGGCATCAGGTACCCTGTTTCTGCCTAAAGAAATATATATCAGATTAAAGATTATGTATCCGTAAGTTAACCAGTCAATAGGAAGTGATCCTCTCTTCTTCATCCCGGCAGCCCCTTATCAAATATGCGATATGTTTTATGTATTGTAGCACCAAGTTTATGCGCCACGTTATTCATTTCGATATTATCCTCTAAAACCCAGGAAAATTCACCTTCGTTGAAACCCTTTGCAAAGCCGTTCTTTGTTGTATGATAATAAAAAAGACCGTCTATACCACGCTTCTGATACTCTTTTAAAAGCCCCATTACCATGACTCTTAACCGTTTGATCCCCTTCTTATAATAGAGTGCCTTTAGCACACCAAAAGGGAGAAGACGACCATTCATCTTCTTGAGAATGATATTATAGTCGGGTAAAGCTACTGAAAAGCCGACCGGCTTCAGCTGATAATA includes:
- a CDS encoding phosphatase PAP2 family protein produces the protein MKKRGSLPIDWLTYGYIIFNLIYISLGRNRVPDAGKHLGILLAMSLFIYVLIRLHHEKSGWLLSFLRHWYPLIFFTYFFELSTIVNLVVFPEFIDPFFMRIDELIFGYQPAVMWGQMYDNIILSELLYFSYFSYYLVVPGIAFLLYFTKREFFERYVFTLSFVFYLCYLTYSFLPVAGGKYINGIQELITTYEGGPFQHIMAFIYRMSDHTGSAFPSSHVAITIVVNIAALQYFRKIGYWLLPLSLLLSISTIYCHYHYFIDTIFGLFYGVGFYFVGAKIFDNIRKRQMLQRSTLVSQETLIEKEKNGTYNS